The genomic stretch AGGATTTCAGCTTCATAAATCCTGAAGCAGGGATTATAAGGACTCAGATTACAGGGGTTGAATGTATGAATAGATACCATGTGATGTGAACTGAACTGTATGaaaaattctgattattttaagCCAGACATTCAAAAGAAAGCATAattttattgatggacactgtCATCTAGTACAAAATTCTATGGTTTGGTGGTTATGTCAaggccattttaaaaatatagtttatgcAGTTACAAGTTGAGGAATCTTTGAACCTGAATAAAGagcaaatgtttataaaaatttattaatgcatggaagaaaaattatccaataattaaaatttattctaaaatatttgtacattttattgAATGTTGCATTTCCTCATAAGCATAATATAATAATCAATCTGAATTAAATGTCTCTGCTTAAGTGTAAGGTAAATATAATCGAGTGGTGAATATCAAATTAACAGAAATTACAGagcaaaatacaaatatttaagtcAGTTAATGACTTAGCATTAGCTAAGAGATTTCATTTTACCTATGTTTCAATTAACAATATAACTACATTTGCAGTTCAGAAATTGCCTCTCTTATGTTGTTATAGTTAACAATTTATATCAACACCAGCTTGTTACATATTCttgtaatcattttaattttcaagagtTGCAGAATTTGATTTCATTCGTCTTTAGCAAATGCTTCTTGAATCTTTTGATTACATGAGGCTATGATTaacaagacccccccccccagattatTTGTATGCATATGACAGTTTGGGAAACTCTGCTATAGCTGTAAAAGACAATCTGCAGGAATTATGGAATTTAGCTGCAGGTTAACTTTCTGCTGCCCAGGTAAAGAAGACTGAATGGCTacttgaatattaattttttttttttaaacacaaagctctaattcagtgtttctcaaagtgtgccCCTTTGACCACCTGGGCCTAACCTACCCAGGCAACTTGTTACAGATTCCAGGACAAGCTCCAGATAAGCTGAATCAGAATTTCCTGAACTGCAGCTCAAGAATCTACATCTTTAGGCTTTTCGAGTAACAGCGCTGGCACCACACCTGTTGGTGTCCCGATGGAGCAGCATGCTAGCCCTCCCAACGGAAAAGGCCCAGTGAGTTTCCAAGTAGAAAGCACCTCAGCCTGGCATCTGCTTGTTTTCCATGAGGACAGCCGTCCTGTACCTTCATCCTCCAAATCCCAGCAGACAGGATCGCTTCCGGGGAGCACAGTCCCCAGCTGCACAGATGTGTTCTAGCCAAAGAAGAAAGTAATGTTGTGCCTCTTTGTCGAGCCAAACCCTCCCCTAGCTTTATTAATCTTCAAGCAAGTTCCCCACCGGCCACTTTCCTGAACATCCAGAACACAAAGCTGCCCTCAGGAGTTGACCACAAACCCAAGGAATGCCTGGGACTCCTAGAATGTATGTATGCCGTTCTCCAGCTCCAGACCCAGCTCGCCCAACAACAGATggctattttggaaaatatacaaGCATCCATGACACAGCTGGCTCCTGGGAAGGGAAGCAAGAACTCTTCTCTCCTAGCCTTATCCCGCAATCTGTTGTTAAATCACCTGCCCCAGTTCAGTAAATGAATtgtggaacaaaaaaaaaagaatctacatcTTTAACAAGTACTTTAGGTGATTCATCTATAAAGTttgagaatttatatttcttgtttttagtaCTCTGTCACTCTGAATGCAGTTTAGACCAAGGTTTACTGACTACATCATGGCAAATAGGTTATATACTGTGAAACAGCAGAGGCTATCATGCCACTGTACTTCTGTCCCAACAGTATTTCACACTGGGCTAAATTCCTAATTGTCATGGCCTAAGATGGGTGGTGGCTTCCAATTTGTCAGCAGTTCATAACCACACTTAGTCTCCACTctgaaaaattatacaaatgtaCAACATGGACATTCTGTGCTTCCTTTTTGGCCTTcagttgagaaaaagagatactGTCCACTGTGGCCAGGCAGGGAAAAACCTGGGGGAATAAATATCccaacttctcttttttcccaccCTCCAATCCCCCGCCTATGCCTCTGATTGGCCTAACCCAAGCAGAACCCAGAGCATAAGGGAGTCAGGTGATACATTCCATGAAGATTAGTATAAGgtacagggaaggaaggaataaaatggaGGGGAAACAGAATATTCAGCATACTCATTTAAAATACCTCAAATGTAGTACTGTCATGGTATAACGTATACCATGAATTGGTTAAAGCAACATTTTGTAAGGAGTGTATGAATCAGAGTGAGGATAGGTATGAGGAAGCTTTTTTACTTGGTTTTGCCCATTCTCTGCTCCAAAATATTTACTGCTATTGCCAAGTAGGGTCCGGTCAGGAAACTCATTTATAACATGTCTAGAGGGTCTCTATAACCTTGATCTTTAGGTAAAGAATACAAAAGAATGATGAATACATTTGATTTAATGGGACCCATAAACATTTCAGTATATAATGCATAATTATATGCAACCACTATAAATTAAATGAAGTAGGTTCTGATTATTTTCCAGTTAACATCTCAAGGAACAGATGAAAACCCCTTCTTAGGAGTGGCCAAAAGAATGTTCTCTGGTCTGCTAATgtctagatttttcttcttgcatGGCCCACTCTGTTGGTTAAGATGTAACTTCTGTTGCCtataacagaaatgcaaattcagaaatgtaaattaaCAATGGcttaaagaagacagaaattcatttttcttttaggtaGTAGTCCCTGGCTGGTATGGCAAAACTGTTCTACATGGTTATACAGGGATTCAGTCCCTTTTATCttgttcctctgtccctcctctgttCTTGTCTATAAAGTTCAAGGTGGCTGGCCATAATATTCATGTTCCAGACAGCAGGATGAAAGAAGTcacaagagggagggaaggagaatatGCTCCCCCCATTAAGGGTGAGAACTAAAGTTTGCACACATAACTTCTCTTCATATTCTGTTGGCCAGAACTTTATCACATGAGTACGCATAGCAGCAAAAGAGGCTCAGGAATTCAGACTTTAGTTGGGCAGTCATAGAAAGCATACAATTTGGTTAcatcaaaatggatcacagactaaaatgtaaaatgcaaaactataaaattcctaggagATAACATATGAGAAAATCTGGGTGACCTagggtttggtgatgactttttagatgtAACACCAAAGACACATCCATGAAAGAAGGAATTGGCAAGccggacttcattaaaatgaaaaatttctgctctttggAGGACACtgtcaagagagaaaaagagaagccacagactgggaaaaatatttgtaaaagatatATATGGTAaagaactgttatccaaaatatacaaagaactcttaaaagtcaacaatagggaaacaatccaatttaaaaatgggccaaagaccttaacagacactttaccaaagaagatatacaaatggcaaattaGCATTCAAAAATATGCTCCttatcatatgtcatcagggaaatgcaaattaaagcaacaatgagataccactgcacacctgttagaatggccaagaTCGAGAACACTGACAATATCAAAAACTGATGAGGAtggggagcaacaggaactcaCATTAATTGGTGACTGAAATGCAAAATACAACAGCCACTTTGGataacagtttggtggtttcttagaCAACCAAACACAATTTTACCATGCAATCTAGCAGTTgcattccttggtatttattcaaatgaattgaaaatatccatacaaaaacctgcatgtagatgtttatagcagcttaatTCATAACTGCTAAAACATGGGAAGCAactgagatgtccttcagtatgtgaatggataaataaactgtggtgcatccagacaatggaatattattatttttttaagatttatttatttatttgagaaagtgtgTGGGCATGGgtcgaggggcagagggagagggagaagagggagagggaagcaggctccctgttgagcgcagagcccaatgcaaggttccatcccaggactctgagatcatgacctgggctgaaatcaagagtaggctgCTTAatcagttgagccacccaggtgcccctggacaatggaatattatccattGCTAAActgaaatgagctatcaagctacaTAGACACTTGGGGGagacttaaatgcatattaccaagtgaaagaagccaatctgaaaaggctatctattatatgattctaactatatgaccttttagaaaaagcaaaactatggagatagtaaaaggAACAGTGGTTGACAGGGCTTAGGAGGGAGacagggatgaataggcagaagacagaggatttttagggcagtgaaaatactctatatgatACTGCGATACTgtattgtatgtgtatacatttgtccaaacccatagaa from Neomonachus schauinslandi chromosome X, ASM220157v2, whole genome shotgun sequence encodes the following:
- the LOC110569680 gene encoding TSSK6-activating co-chaperone protein-like, with the protein product MEFSCRLTFCCPAQESTSLGFSSNSAGTTPVGVPMEQHASPPNGKGPVTKEESNVVPLCRAKPSPSFINLQASSPPATFLNIQNTKLPSGVDHKPKECLGLLECMYAVLQLQTQLAQQQMAILENIQASMTQLAPGKGSKNSSLLALSRNLLLNHLPQFSK